ACTCAGCTTGCTGCCGGTGGGCCTTCAAGGCCACGGCCATTTGCTGGGCGTCATACATGAAGTTCCCGAGGAGTTCCAAACCAGCGAACAAGATCGGCTGGCTGAGAATGAATTGGAAACCATATTTCAATCGCTGCCCGATCTATTTTTTCGCCTGGCAAGCGACGGCACCATACTGGACTACCGCTCACAAAACGAAACCGAGCTGTACGCGCCGCCGTCATACTTTTTAGGCAAGCGTATGCAAGATGTGTTGCCCGAAGAGGTAGGCGACTTTTTTATTAAACGTATGGCTGAGCAGCGCGCTACCGGCAAGCTTGTGTGTTATGAATACGACCTGCCGTTACCCAATGGTATTGCACGTTTTGAAGGCCGCCTGCGGGATTTGCCCGGCACCGATCAAATGATCGTGATTGTGCGCAATATCACCGAGCAGCATGAGCAACAGCAGGCGCGCAAGCGCGCAGAGCAGCAACTAAAGCTTGCGCTCGATGCCGCCAAGGAAGGCGTGTGGGACTGGAGCATTACCGAGCACTTATGGTCCGCCAATAGCCGGTTGTTTGACATGCTGGGCTACGATGCGGAAGTACCGCCACAGTCACCTGAGGTGTGGAACCAAAAAGTTCACCCAGACGATAGACAACGCCGTGCACTCGCGTATCAAGCGCTGCTGAAAGGTGAAACTGATCGGCTGGATGTGGATTTTCGTGCGCGAAATGCCGCGGGCGATTGGCAATGGATCCGCGCGCGCGGGCAGGTAGTGGAGCGCGATGCCACAGGCCGCGCATTGCGCGCGGTTGGCACCCACGAAGACATTACCGAGCGCAAGATTCTTGATGAGCGCTTAAAGCTTGCCGCCACCGTATTCGAAAATACCGCAGAAGGCGTGATCATTGCTACGCCGCGCGGCCATATTATTGAAGTGAACCAGGGCTTTATTGATGTAACCGGCTTTAGCCGCGAAGAGGTAATCGGCCGCCATGTAAGGCTGTTAAATTCAGGCCGGCAGGCACCAGCCTTTTACCGGACCATTTGGCGCGCCCTACTCAGTGAAGGGAGCTGGAGAGGTGAAGTATGGAACCGTCGCAAAGACGGCCAGATTATTCCCGAATGGCTCAACATTAATGCAGTTTATGACGACAACCGGCAAATCAGCCATTTTGTTGCAGTATTTTCAGATATCTCGGTACTTAAGCGCTCAGAAGAAAAGCTGGACCACATGGCCCATCACGATGCGCTCACGGGGCTACCAAACCGGCTTATGCTGCAAGCACGCTTAAGCCGCGCAATCATTCATGCTGGCCGCAATAAAAGTCATCTGGCGCTGCTATTTCTCGATGTAGACAGGTTTAAAAATATTAACGACAGCCTTGGCCACGTAGTGGGTGATGATTTACTAAAACAGGTCGCCAAGCGGTTAAAAAGCGCCGTGCGCGCAGAAGATACAGTGGCAAGGCTTGGCGGTGATGAATTTGTCGTCATGTTGGAGCAGCTAACTACTGCACAAGCAGCCGCCCATGTGGCCGATAAAATACTGCACGCCATCAGGCTGCCCTTCAACTTACAGGGCAAGGAATTCTTTACCACCACCAGTATAGGCATCAGTGCATTCCCTGAAGATGGACGCACACCTGCAGAGCTTTTACGCAATGCAGATACCGCCATGTACCAGGTTAAAAACAGGGGCCGAGACAGCTACAGCTTCTACACGCAGCAGCTTACCCAGCAGGCACAGCGCAAAGCGGAAATGGAATCTGAGTTACACCGCGCTATTCAACACAACGAGCTGACCCTGCAGTATCAGCCGCAGTTTGATTTACAGCATGAAACCTTGATCGGGCTGGAAGCGCTGGTGCGTTGGTCGCACCCGGTAAAAGGGATGATTGCACCGGACCTGTTTGTGCCCCTGGCAGAGGAATCCAGCTTGATTTCAAAGCTTGGCGAATGGGTAACGCTTGAGGCGTGCAGACAAATCAAGCAATGGCGCAACAATGGCTTTACCGTGCCCCGTGTTGCGGTGAATGTGTCTGGTGCAGAACTTGCCAGTGGCGGATTGCTCCAGAACTTCACCCACGCATTGCAAAGCTATGGATTGTGCGGTGACTGCCTGGAAGCCGAAATTACCGAAAACTTTATGATGCAGGATGTCGATAAAGCCGTGGAGGTGATGCACAGCTTGCGTGAACTGGCCATTACCATTGCGGTAGATGATTTCGGCACCGGCTATTCATCGCTGGCCTACCTGCAAAAACTGCCAATTCATCGCCTGAAAATTGATCGCGCTTTTGTGCGCGACATCCCCAATAACGCCAACGACATGGCCATCGCCCAATCGATCATTGCGCTTGGCGAAAGCTTGGGCCTTGAGATACTTGCAGAGGGCATTGAAACCCGCGAGCAACAGGCATTCCTGCGTGAAAAGGGCTGCCGCTCAGGCCAAGGCTATTTATTTTCCCGCCCGTTAGATCCAAAGGCTGTGGAGTATTGGCTCACCAAAGGCGACGATATATAGCGTGCAGGCAGCGCCTTGGGCGGCGCACAACCCCTCGCTAGATCAGTGCTTGGCCCACTGGTAGATTAATCCGCCATCAATGGGGTAGAGCTTTTTTTGCCAGCTGAAGCCCTGGGCTGTAAGCCAGCTTGCCAGCGCAGTGTGTGCCGATGCTTTTTCCGCGGGCACTGGCGTCTCGGGCAGAACAGCGCACAATGGCGCCTTGATAAAACTTTCATACAAAGGCGACTGCGGCAGCAGCTCTGCATGGCTATGGCTGACTGACAGCTCGCCAATGCCCGTTAAGCGCTCACCAATACCCGCCCAAAATTCGGGCTTACCGGGCACTGCAACATAGATGCCTTCCGGAAACAGTGCGCACGACTGCTCTACAAAGCGCAAGGCAGCATCAAGCAGGCTGGCCTGAACGGCTGCCTGCTCGGTTTCAACTGCTGTATCAATCACGCAAAGTGAGATGCAGCCCTGCCCCAGCAGCGATTGATCCAGGGTCAGTAGCTTTTGCGCATGGCACACAGAGAGGCTATCGGAGCGATGCAAAATGTGGCCAATGCTAAAGCTCAAGGCGCAGAACTGGTAGCCTGCCAGGCTTTGCAATTCAACAAAGCCCGCGAGCTTGCCTGCATGCTCGGCCACTAAAATGATGTTGCCCGCAGACTCACCTTCAGCGTATTGATGTGAAAGTATCGCCTCGGCAACCTGCTGCTCAGCCGCCCATTCGCGCAGCACATAGCGGCCTATTACCGGTGTGCCACTTACCATTAACTGTTTAATAGCCGCCAGGTCTTCTGCGGCAACCGGGCGCACGGCCAAAGGCTGGTTATTTTCGTGTTTCATGGCGCAGGCACCTCACCGACATATCGCAATGCTTGATGCTCTGTACCGAGCAGGTGGCGTTCGGCACTGGCCACGCACATAAAATTTTGTACAGCCAGCGGCGCAAACCAACCTGCGGGCAAGTTTTCATTGTTCGCAGCCGCCAGCACCTGGCTGTTGCGCAAACTGTAGAGGTAGTCGCGCCGGCAGGTAAAGCAGGGGCCGGCATCAAAGATGTCTACGTGGGGGCTCTGTACAAAGCCTTCTGTTTTGGCAACGGCAATCACATCGGCGTCTTCCGGTGCGGCCTTGCCAATCACACTGCGGGCATCGTCGTTAAGCAGTGCCTCATAAATGGGGTAAGGCGGCGCCAGCTCGCCGATAAAGGCTTTGCTTAAGGTGCCACAGTAGTGCTCGGCCTGGTCGTATTCCATATTGAAAAACGCGCGCCCAACGGCGTTCCAAAAAGGCGATTCGGCTTTATGGTTTGTCACGCCCACAAACTCAACAATTACCTCTTCGCAAAAACGCTCGGGAAAACTGGCCATGAATAGAATGCGCGCGCGCGATAGCAATTCGATATTGGCACGGTTGCGGTATTGGGCGTGAATAAAGAATGCACTCAGCACGGTTTTGTCTTGATTATCGGTAACCAGTAGCAACCGCGCTAGCCTGTTCGACTCGCCCGTGGTTTGTGAGTAGGCCAAATAGCGCTCGCGCCGAAAATTAAAATAGGGGTCGCGTACGCCGGATTTGGCCACCAAACCGCTGATCCCCACAAGCTCGCCGCTGGCCTCGTCGATTAGCGCAAACAGGTACTCTTCGTCGCCAGGTGTACTTACATTTTTGGCAAAAGATTGCTCGCTACGCGCCAATCGCTCGGCCAAGCGCCCGCTATCTTCCGGAAGCGAGGTCAGGCCCACGGGGCTGTCGAACGCCAGGCGCTCAACCGCTGCCAAATCGCTCTGTACACATGGCCGCACGAACATTATGGCCGCACCTCTTTGGCCAAGTGCACGGCACCGGGCAATATGGAAAATGTCGCACTGCCAATGGTGTACATATCTTTGGTACCGTCTAGATAGGCCCAGTAACCCTGGCTGCTTTTTTGCTCGCCAAACACATAGCGCAAGGTTTTTACACCGCTTGCGGTTTTAACGTGTGTCCAGCGCTCTACCCTATCGCTATCTGCGTTATCTAACAATTCAAACCCCAGCAGTTCATCCAAACGCTGATTACCTACCGCCATACCACCACCCACAACGACTGCACCGCCAAAGGCCTCATTGCCGCGCGTGGCGTGCTTGCCCGGTGCAGGCGTGAGCTTATTAGAAGTAAGTGTATAGCTGTCGCCACGGCTAAGCAGGCTCAGCTCCAAATCGCGAATGTCGCGCTGGCCTTGCACCCAATTGCAGCGGGCATCGGCGGCATTAAGCACAGTCACGTTGCCGCGCCCGATTGCAGTAAAGGTATTTGTTGAAAGATCCACCCAGGCGCCCGTGTCTTCATCGATACCCACGCCCAACACCTTGGGTACTTCACACATTGCCGCAGCCAGGCGGCCCAGGCGCGCCTTGCGATCGAAATGCTGATCTACCAACACCCCAGGCCAAAAGCCCAGGCCCTTTCGAATGTGCAGGGCACCTTGCTCTTGCGCCTCCATGCCCGGGTAGTCTTGGCTGGCAGGTGCAATTAACGCCGAAACGCTGTCGCCGGCGGCAATCATTTGTGCACTCATCATGGCGGCACCGGCACTGGTACCGCCCACCACACCACCGGCGGCCAACTGCGCCCTGATGTGTGCCAGCAGCGGCGTATCTTTGCCTTGTTCAGTTAACAGGGTTTGGGTAATGCGCGTTTGGTCACCACCTACAAACCAGTAGTGGCGCACGTTTTTTAACGAGGCCACAAGCTTTTGATTGTGCGCATTGCCGGCCCAGGCAGATTCATCAACCGCGGTTGAGGAGTCATCAACCACGGCCAAAGGCACCAGGTGAATGGCGCTTTCATCTACGCCGTAATGCAATAAATCGCGTTTAAATTGGTTGGCATAGTGCATTGGCCGGCCCGAGGCCACGGGCACAATGGCAATGGGCGCGCCTTTGGCATCGTCGATAAGTGCGCGATATACGGCTTCGTTGCTGCTGGTTAAGGCACCACCCACAACCAACAGTTTGCCGCCTGCGGCTGCTTGCACTGAAAGCCCAAAACCCAACAGGGCCACAAGCCATTTATTCATGTGTATCACTCCGGTTCATAAACTGGCTGCGCTCTTCGCGCGGGGTAAGATTGAATCGCTGGCGGTAGGCCGTACTGAAATGCGGGCCGGAAGAAAAACCACAGCGCCCGCTGATTTCCACAATGGACAAATTGCTTTCCAACAACAGGCGCTTGGCAGCATCCAGGCGCAGGTTCAGGTAGTAGCGCGAGGGAACTTCCTGCAGATATTTTTTGAATAAGCGCTCAAGCTGGCGGCGCGAAATGGATAGGTAATCGGCAATTTCGCTGGTGGCCAAGGGCTCTTCAATGTTGGCTTCCATCAACGCCACGCCTTCCAAGAGTTTTGGATCTTGCGCGCCAAGGTGGGTTTGCAATGGCACCTTTTGGCGATCATCGCCACTGCGTATGCGCTCACATTGCAATCGATCGGCCACTTCGCTTGCCAGGCCAACGCCCTGCACCTTGCGCAACCAATGCAACATCAGATGCACGCTGGCCAATTCACCAGCGCAGGTAACGCAGCGCTCGCTCCACTCAAACAGATGGCTGCTGAATTGCACCCGCGGGTAGCGGGCGCGCAGGCCATCGAGCATTTGCCATGGGGTCGCCGCGCGCTGGCCGTCGAGCAAACCGCTGTCAGCCAGAAGCGCCACACCACTGCCCAGTGCCAACAGGCGGCAATGGGCGGATTTCTCAACGAGCGCGGCGGATAAATCCCCGGCCAATAGCGATTGATGCGGCCATTGGTTATCGCCACATAAAATAATATGCGCACCCTGAAAAGCATCGAGTGCCGCCGGCTGATCGCTCAGTTGGTATTGAAACAAAGGCTGTTCGGCACTGCGGTTGGCCTCTTCCATCACTTGTGCCACCAGCGTGCTGCTAAGCCGTGAGGCCCGCGGCAGCTGGTAAACAAGTACGTGGATGGGCCGCTGTGTCATTCGGCAAACAGCCTGCGAAAGGTGAGCTCCTGCTCCCGCATTAACCACTTGCCATTGCTCATTACCGAGCGCACTGCGTGGGTTTCGGCATCCACAAGATTAAAGGTGGCGGCCATGCCCGCCTTCACCCGCCCCGCCTGGCCAAGGCCTAACACCCGCGCGGGGTTAAGGGTGGCCACCGCCAGTGCTTTTTCAGCGGGCAGGCGTGCAAACAGTGAACGCACTTCATCCCACAAGCTGCCAATGGCCGCCACTTCCAGCCCATCCAGCCGGCCTGCCGCATTAAAGTGCGGCAGCGAGCCCTGGGCGTCAGAGGAAAGAGTCATCTGCGCAAGGGGTGCACCCAGCTCAAGGGCGTACATTAGGGCATCGGCTGCGCGGCGCTCGCCCATGGCCAGAATTGCCTCGGTGGTGCTGGTGGTGAAATCCAGGTAGCCGCCGCGCTTGGCGTAGGCCACACCCTTTTCAATGAGCGCATCACTGCGGCCTATGTGGGTGGGGTAAAACTGGTTGATGGGGATGGCGGTGTTATCCACAACATCGTGCAGTAATTGCAGCGCGGTTTCGTCTTCACCCACGTGAATACTCACAACACCCGACTTGCCCGACAACATGCCGGCCACGCGGGCATCCGAGGCCAGCCGCGCCAATTCTTGCCAGCTGGGTTGCGAGCCGCGGTGATCGGCAATGGCCACTTCACCCACGCCCAGCACCGGATCTATCAGCATGATGTCTTGACGGAGATCACCGGTAAGGGTTTTCACCGGCAGCTGGTAGCTGCCGCTGTGCATATAGCAGTTCAGCCCTTGGGCACGCAGCGCCTGGGTTTTGCCGAACAATTCGCCGAGGCTGCGGCAGGTGGCATCGGTACCCAGTACCCCCACCAGTGTGGTTACCCCGGCGCGCACGGCATCTTCGGCGTTCAGCTCCGGTGTGCGGGTGGCATAGCCTCCTTCACCGCCACCACCGGTAATGTGTACGAGCGAGTCTACCAGGCCCGGAATTAGCCATTGGCCACCGGCATCTACGGTTTCCACGGGCAGGCCCGCGGGCGCCAGGTTCGGCTCCATGGCGAGAATCTGCGAACCGGCCACCAGCAGATCCAGCTGGCCGCAATCTTGTGGGGCAAATACCCGAGCATTTTTAATCAGCGTTAACATCAGTTTTCCTTTAGGCCGCGCTTGCGCTAATAGCCTGTCATGCTGGCCGCAATGACCAGCGTACTTGAAAGACAGAACATGACAACAAAATAGCGCCACACAAATTTTACCCACACCAGCCAATCCAGGCGGGCAGCACCCAGGCACCCCATGAGTGCCGCGGAGGTGGGAATCAATATATTGGTGAGGCCGTCGCCCAGCTGAAACGCCAGCACGGCGGTTTGGCGCGACACACCCACCAAATCAGACAGGGGCGCCATCAGCGGCATAGTGAGTGCAGCCTGGCCCGAGCCCGAAGTTACAAAAAAATTAAATACACTTTGAAACACATACATGCCCCAAGCCGCCAGCCAATCGGGCAGGTGCCCCACCACTTGGCTTGCGTTAAAAAGCACGGTGTTCAGTACACTGGGTTGATCTGGCGCGTCGCCACCCAACACCAGCACAATGCCCTTGGCCAAGGCCACAATCATGGCCGCCGGCAACAGCTGCGCGGCACCTTCACGGAAGGCGGCCACGGCGCTGTTGGGCGTCATGTTTGAAAGCTTCAACACACAGCCTATTACCGCCGCCACAAGCCCCAGGGTAAAGAACTGGGTGGCAATTTCCGGCAGGTAGTAATCGCGCTGGGTTACGCCATAAATCACCCATGCCACGCCCGCAAGCAGCGCGAGCAACACCAGCCCATGGCCCCGCTCGAAGCGTTCGGAAACCAGCTGAGCCGATTGATTGCGGAAGGCATCGTCTGAGCGGTGAGCCAGCGAGCGCGCCGGTTGCAACCGGATACGCCGGCCATACCAGGCCACCCAAATACAACCGAGCAAGGTAAACACACACCAGGTGCCAATACGCAGGCCCATGCCAGACATCAACGGCACGCCGGCAATGCCCTGGGCAATGGCCACCCCGAAAGGGTTCATCCAACTGGTGGCAAAGCCCACCTGGGTGGCCACATAAGTGACCAGCAGCGCGCAAATGCTGTCATAACCCATTCGCACCATGAGCGGTGCCAGCATCAGGGTAAAGGGAATAGCCTCTTCGCCCATGCCAAACACGGCGCCACCGGCAGAGAACAGCAAAAACAACACAGGCAGCAACCAATCGCTGCCGGCGGTTTGGCTGGCAATTACACGGCGTAGGCCCTGTTCAACTGCGCCGGTGGCAAAGATCACACCAAAGGCGCCGCCGGTGATGAGAATGAACGCAAACACACCGATGGCCGAGCCCCATTTATCGCCCGCCACCAAGCCTTCAAAGGGCAGGTTGAGCAGGCCCATGGCGCCGCCTTCGGCAAACACTGGCAAACCTTGGGCGTGGGCTGCTTGCACAAAGGTATCCGGGTCCAGGCCTGCATCACCGAGGGTGAACTGGCCGGCCGGCACCCACCAGGTAAGGCCGTAGGCCAGCAGTGCCACCAACCCTAGAATGATCCAGGTATCGGGCATGCGGGTTGGCTGGGTGCTTGGGTGCGTCATTAGCTGGGCATTCTCATGAAAAATTATTGTTGATCATCGTCAGTATAGGGGAGCCACCCCGAGCCATGGCGGCTCGGGGTGGGCCGGATTAAAAGACGTAGTTGTAACGCAAGGTTGCAAAACGTCCCATTACCGAGTGGTTGCTGTAATCCACGTTAGAGCTTGAGCCGAATACATCGGGCGCATCGGTATCAAGCAGGTTGCGCACGCTCAGCTGCAACATGGAATCGTTGGCAAACACGTAGCTCACACTGCCGTTGAGCAAGGTGCGCGACGGGATTTTCACCTCATCGGTTTTCTCAAGGCCGTACTTTTCCAACGTTTCGGTGCGCAGGTAACGCAGGTCATCGCTGTAGCTATGAACATAGTTAGCCGACAAACGGGCACGCCAGCCATCCTGGCGCCAGCTCACAGCAGCGGTACCTTTAAAGCGCGGGTAGCGGAATTCACCAGCCCATTGCTCAACACCACTGGAGGGCGACAGCTCTTCTTCAAAGTTGGCCAGGTAAGTGCCATCCAAGGTCAGGGTGATGCTGCCGAAATCGCCATCAAAGTACTGGGTAATGGCAACGTCTACACCGTCGGTTTTCTGGTAACCGGCATTGCTTAGCTGGAAGTGTGCATCCAGCAGTTCACCGGTGGCAGGGTCAAGCAACAAGCCGGGAGTGCCGGTTGCCAAATCTGCCAGATTATCGCTCAGCAGCACCTGGCCGTCGGTGTTACCCGCCAGGGTTTGGCGCAGGTAGTCTTCTTCATCAAGCTTCACCAAATCTTCGTACTGGATGTTCCAGTAATCGATATTGATTTCGGTATCGGCCGTAGGGCGTAACAAAACACCGGCAGACCAGCTTTCAGCGGTTTCAGGCTTAAGCTTGGCATTGGCCACGGTTTCAGTGTTCAGGCTTGGCGTCTTGTTTTGACCATCACACAAATCCCCTTGAGGCGTGTTAGAAAAATCCGGGTTTTCATCACAGTAGGCGGTGAAGCTTGTCAGCTGGGTACCCTGGCCTGCCTGCGCAAGGCTTGGCGCGCGGAAAGAAGTAGACCAGTTTGCGCGCAGAATGATTTCCTCCATGGGCTGGTAACGCAAGCCCACTTTGGGATTGGTGCTGGAGCCAAAATCATCGTAGTCGTCGTAGCGGGCGGCCAATTGCAGCTCGAAGTTTTCAGCAAGCGGCACAAAAAATTCACCGTAGGCTGCATACATTGAGCGATCGTAGGCTACATCGGTTGCAGAGAAACCCATCACCGGGTCATCGTTTTCGTTGGTGGCCATGGCAATCAGTGACGGCGTATCTTCGGCCGATTCCTCACGATATTCCACACCAAAGGCCGCACTTACATCACCGGCAGGCAGAGTGAACAATACACCCGAAGCCTTGGCATCCCAGCTCAAGAGTTCAGATTCACCCTCGCGCTTGGCGGTGGTGCGCAGGCCATCAATGCCCGCCATTTGTTCGGTTTGGCCGTCAAAGGGGTTGTACCACAAGGTGGTTTTGCCCATGCCTTCACAGCTGCTGTTGCCGGTGTAGGTGTAATCGCGGTTGGCGATATCCACTGCGTATTGATCTGCCAGGCTTCCATCGGTACACAGGTTGCCCAGCAATGCATTGGTTACCAGCTCACGTACGTAAAAACCGTCGGTGGCATTCTGCGTTGACTGGCTGTTGCCGTAGGCGAGCGCCGTCTCCCAGCTCCAATCGTTAATTTCACCACGCAGGCCCGTTACCAAACGGAAGCTTTGGGTATCCACTTCTACCGCGCGGGCATCGGGGAAGGAACCAAACGCCGTCATGAAATCATCGCCGGCTGATAAAATCACATCGGCCACGGTATCGGTTGGGAAAGAGCCAAAGCCGCCGCTGTCGGCTGAATCAATGATGTCTTGTGCAAGCTCTGGGTGGGTATCCCAACCCGGGTGAAATGCACTCACGGGCAAGCGGAAAGATTTGGGCGAAGACACACCGGCTGAGTGGTTGTCTTGCACCATGGCCTCGTTAAACCAGGTGAGGGTGTCGCTGATGTCATAATCGAATTTGGCCGTTACGCCCAGCGCTTCCAGCTCGCCTTCCATGCTGTAGTAGCCATTGCTGTTAAGTGCGCAGTAATCACCGTAAACACCTGTGGCCGGTGTTTCGCAGGCAGTTTCGATGACGTCGCCCGTGCTGCCGTAGTTGGTGTCCATCCAGTAGAAATCGTTAAACGACGGGTGAATGCCATCAAGGCTTGGGCGCTTAGACATCGCGGTTTCTTCGCGGTCACGCTCATAGGTGGCATTGCGCTTGTAGTAATCCACCACCACCAGTGTGTTGCTGCTATCTGTGGTGTGGCCCCACACGGCATTCAGGTTAAAGCGGCCGTCGTCTGTGTTGGCGGTTGAATCACCGTAGTTAACATCCACTTCAAAGCCGTCAAAATCATCGCGCAATATAAAGTTCACAACACCGGCCACTGCATCGGCACCGTAAAGCGCAGAGGCACCGCTAGGCAAAATTTCTACCCGCTCAATGGCGGCCAACGGAATGCTGTTTACATCTACAAAAGATTCGTTGCCCTTGGCAAAGGAGCTGACGCTTACGCGGCGACCATTAATCAACGTAAGCGTTGAGCTGGTAC
This genomic stretch from Simiduia sp. 21SJ11W-1 harbors:
- a CDS encoding TonB-dependent receptor domain-containing protein, with the translated sequence MATKSLLSLSIRAALGFTGAAVLAVPALAQTESNRPVEEVIVTGTNIKGLDLEGAVQAVQINRDEILASGANTVSDLFDEVALTGGGTGTFTTEGSGPQSGQSPVGAAGISLRGLGTSSTLTLINGRRVSVSSFAKGNESFVDVNSIPLAAIERVEILPSGASALYGADAVAGVVNFILRDDFDGFEVDVNYGDSTANTDDGRFNLNAVWGHTTDSSNTLVVVDYYKRNATYERDREETAMSKRPSLDGIHPSFNDFYWMDTNYGSTGDVIETACETPATGVYGDYCALNSNGYYSMEGELEALGVTAKFDYDISDTLTWFNEAMVQDNHSAGVSSPKSFRLPVSAFHPGWDTHPELAQDIIDSADSGGFGSFPTDTVADVILSAGDDFMTAFGSFPDARAVEVDTQSFRLVTGLRGEINDWSWETALAYGNSQSTQNATDGFYVRELVTNALLGNLCTDGSLADQYAVDIANRDYTYTGNSSCEGMGKTTLWYNPFDGQTEQMAGIDGLRTTAKREGESELLSWDAKASGVLFTLPAGDVSAAFGVEYREESAEDTPSLIAMATNENDDPVMGFSATDVAYDRSMYAAYGEFFVPLAENFELQLAARYDDYDDFGSSTNPKVGLRYQPMEEIILRANWSTSFRAPSLAQAGQGTQLTSFTAYCDENPDFSNTPQGDLCDGQNKTPSLNTETVANAKLKPETAESWSAGVLLRPTADTEINIDYWNIQYEDLVKLDEEDYLRQTLAGNTDGQVLLSDNLADLATGTPGLLLDPATGELLDAHFQLSNAGYQKTDGVDVAITQYFDGDFGSITLTLDGTYLANFEEELSPSSGVEQWAGEFRYPRFKGTAAVSWRQDGWRARLSANYVHSYSDDLRYLRTETLEKYGLEKTDEVKIPSRTLLNGSVSYVFANDSMLQLSVRNLLDTDAPDVFGSSSNVDYSNHSVMGRFATLRYNYVF